One window from the genome of Engraulis encrasicolus isolate BLACKSEA-1 chromosome 16, IST_EnEncr_1.0, whole genome shotgun sequence encodes:
- the sfrp2 gene encoding secreted frizzled-related protein 2 has protein sequence MKNIMLSIMWVLTLPACLQAIHGIYAFDQPELFQKKSNCKPIPTNLLLCHDIEYTEMRLPNLLGHETMNEVLQQAGSWIPLVQKQCHPDTRKFLCSLFAPVCLDDLDEPIQPCRSLCESVKQGCAPVMAAFGFPWPDMLDCERFPLDNDLCIPPAGVDHFMPVTNAVPRVCDACREKSEDDNEIVDNLCKNDFALKIKVKEISYMNGDTKIVPETKSKTIYKLNGVTERDLKKTVLWLKDGLQCVCDEMSDINAAYLVMGQKLDGNLVITSLKRWQRGQREFKRISRSIRKLQC, from the exons ATGAAGAACATCATGCTGTCAATAATGTGGGTTCTGACATTACCCGCCTGCTTGCAAGCAATTCACGGGATATACGCCTTCGACCAGCCTGAGCTATTCCAGAAGAAGAGCAATTGCAAACCCATACCTACCAACCTGCTTCTGTGCCATGACATAGAGTACACCGAGATGCGGCTCCCGAATCTCCTGGGACACGAAACTATGAATGAAGTACTGCAACAAGCTGGCTCTTGGATTCCTCTGGTACAAAAGCAATGCCACCCGGACACAAGGAAGTTTCTCTGTTCTTTGTTCGCTCCGGTGTGTTTGGACGATCTGGACGAGCCCATCCAGCCGTGCAGATCATTGTGCGAGAGCGTGAAACAGGGCTGCGCTCCGGTCATGGCTGCCTTTGGATTCCCGTGGCCGGACATGCTGGATTGCGAGCGCTTTCCCCTTGATAACGATCTCTGCATACCCCCTGCAGGTGTTGATCATTTCATGCCGGTTACCAATGCAG TGCCTCGAGTTTGTGATGCCTGTAGAGAGAAGTCAGAGGATGACAACGAAATTGTGGATAACCTTTGCAAGAATGACTTTG CTTTGAAGATCAAGGTCAAGGAGATTTCATACATGAATGGTGATACCAAAATTGTGCCGGAGACCAAAAGCAAAACCATCTACAAGCTCAATGGTGTGACTGAACGTGACCTGAAGAAAACGGTGCTGTGGCTGAAGGATGGTCTACAGTGCGTCTGTGATGAAATGAGTGACATTAACGCGGCATACCTTGTCATGGGCCAGAAGCTCGACGGCAACCTGGTCATCACCTCACTCAAGCGCTGGCAGCGTGGCCAGCGAGAATTCAAGAGGATTTCGCGCAGCATTCGCAAGCTGCAGTGCTAG